From Bacillota bacterium, one genomic window encodes:
- a CDS encoding divalent-cation tolerance protein CutA, with protein MLVYITTPTAEEAQRLGRILVEQKLAACANIVPAIRSIYRWQGEIVEDGEALLLIKTTREAVEALIDCVKQNHSYTVPCITAFPIAQGNPDYLRWLEESVSVPAGER; from the coding sequence ATGCTCGTGTACATCACCACGCCCACCGCCGAAGAGGCCCAGCGGCTGGGCCGCATTCTCGTCGAGCAGAAACTGGCCGCCTGCGCCAACATCGTGCCGGCCATTCGTTCCATTTACCGCTGGCAGGGCGAAATCGTCGAGGATGGCGAAGCGCTGTTGCTGATCAAGACGACGCGAGAAGCGGTGGAGGCTCTCATCGATTGCGTCAAGCAGAACCACTCCTACACCGTTCCGTGCATCACCGCCTTCCCCATCGCCCAAGGCAACCCGGATTACCTGCGCTGGCTGGAGGAATCGGTTTCCGTCCCGGCCGGCGAGCGATAA
- a CDS encoding small, acid-soluble spore protein, alpha/beta type — protein sequence MSDALKYELAEELGFAHKVRNGDWGDITAREAGSLVRAAIERAERQLAQEASSKAPD from the coding sequence ATGTCGGACGCTCTCAAGTACGAGCTGGCCGAGGAGCTGGGATTCGCCCACAAGGTTCGCAACGGCGACTGGGGCGACATCACGGCTCGCGAAGCCGGGTCCCTGGTGAGGGCGGCCATCGAGCGCGCCGAGCGGCAGCTGGCGCAGGAGGCGTCCTCCAAGGCCCCTGACTAA